The DNA sequence CTCTTTCGGGTACCAAATCGTTGTTTACGTTTCGTTTAAAGTTGTCCCTGGCTAGCTAGTTCTCCTTTATCTCAAAGAAAACAAGTAGCTGAAGtatttttcaggaaaaaaaaaaataatttatttttattatttaacatattatataaatttatttttataaaatatttttacgtTAAAAGAAACATGTCTTCGCGTAAACTTTACGCATATTTTTACGTTTTTTGTGCTTCATCATCCAATCGACTTGTGACGGCAGTCAATTAACTGCCGCAACAAACGattgaataaatttttgttagtttataaattgagattttattagaaataaatGACGGTAGATCtgtttgaaaggaaaatgctagggctcccgctgggggctcccgctgggagctcccgctgaagctgtagtgtatttttttatgcgtattttttaattcttttttttatgtagatgtttttaatgattttaaatatttttaaaaaataaaaaaatttataatattattaaataatacttgcttaatcacgaagtaaaatataaaatatttttatatgattttttattttacttcttgattaagaaagtattttttaataattttttttttacttcttgattaagaaagtatttttaataatgttctaaatttattttattttttaaaaaatattaaaaaaaattatataaaaaacaacttaaaaaaaaacacatacaaaaatacactacagccccagcgggagctctcagcgggagcccccagcgggggctgtagcacgatccctGTTTGAAATATTAAGGTAATTAAAGGGAGTAATGATACACctacaatatattttacaacatattgtacaataatgtgttaaatgggaggtattattgtaaaatcatcttatttttataagatgattttataataatacccctcatttaacatattgttgtacaatatgttgtaaaatgtgttgtaggtaaatcattttccaattaAAGGAATCTAACGTCTTTTACTTTCCAGTACGAGTTCTTATCAGTACGTGACAGATCGTCAGCCACTGTCAGTACATTTCGTCACATTTATCTTTATGTGCACTCCAAATAATGACTATTGGAATTTGGTAGAGTTTAGGGACTATGTTGGAAATATACAAAGTACAAACGTTggttattagaaaattatttagtttattaatttatttaaatttgttttttttttaaacttctttgtttgatttttaattgGTTTCTTGGTTAATTAAGTGTAGATCagcataatttaaaaattaattctaaaatttgaaaatagagaaatgttgttttttattttttattttattatcttttgttgCACATaatgatgtgacatattttaagTGGTTGTTCTAACgtagaaaattatttgaaatgtgTCGTATCAAAAGTTTAactaaatgataaaatttaagatgaagagTAACATTGTCCAAGAAATATGACTtttagttttcaaaagaacTGACTAGACTAGAATTATCTTTTCGCTTCATAATAAAGTATGAATAGTGTTACATGTACTTACAGTTTTACTTATTCTTTTacttacaatattaattttgttagttttttcttttttaaattcaaattttatgattttcaacgtATCGATAACTGATATgtgaagaagtaaattttttataaattttttttaagtacatttagcattttccatgaAGTAACATCACAGATGCAATATAACATTTAGGGATTGATTCCATCTCAATGGACATGAAGGACAAGAAACTAACGGTGATAGGGACCGTGGATCCGGTAAATGTGGTGAGCAAATTGCGCAAATATTGGCCATTGACAACTATGGTCTCAGTAGGGCCTGTAAAAGCACCTGAAAAGAAAGAGGAGCCAAAGAAGGAAGAACCCAAGGCAGCAGAGGAGCCAAAGAAAGAGGAAGCAAAGAAGGATGAAGCAAAGAAAGAGGaaccaaagaaagaagaagagaagaaagaagaagagaagaaagaagaac is a window from the Juglans regia cultivar Chandler chromosome 7, Walnut 2.0, whole genome shotgun sequence genome containing:
- the LOC109006402 gene encoding heavy metal-associated isoprenylated plant protein 39-like isoform X2; amino-acid sequence: MKVVILKLDLHDDKAKQKAMRTVSTLSGIDSISMDMKDKKLTVIGTVDPVNVVSKLRKYWPLTTMVSVGPVKAPEKKEEPKKEEPKAAEEPKKEEAKKDEAKKEEPKKEEEKKEEEKKEEPKKEEEKKEEEKKKEAPPPPDPILELVRAYKAYNPHLTSYYYVQSMEENPNACVIL
- the LOC109006402 gene encoding heavy metal-associated isoprenylated plant protein 39-like isoform X1, with the protein product MKKVVILKLDLHDDKAKQKAMRTVSTLSGIDSISMDMKDKKLTVIGTVDPVNVVSKLRKYWPLTTMVSVGPVKAPEKKEEPKKEEPKAAEEPKKEEAKKDEAKKEEPKKEEEKKEEEKKEEPKKEEEKKEEEKKKEAPPPPDPILELVRAYKAYNPHLTSYYYVQSMEENPNACVIL